The Castanea sativa cultivar Marrone di Chiusa Pesio chromosome 11, ASM4071231v1 genome contains a region encoding:
- the LOC142617188 gene encoding putative protein S-acyltransferase 19 isoform X1 has translation MVRKHGWQLPAHTFQVVAITVFCLLVVAFYAFFAPFLGGRTWEYILVGTYSPVALLVFILYVRCTAINPADPGIMSKFYGGTTNILNTNHGLSANDLPRKFDETASRDHSSPSSASKSSIAGANSSRKGSVGEVGGVNIPLEPTSSKPCSNMGGIFCALFVHEDCRKQEGAAEEQGAGEEALFCTLCNAEVRKFSKHCRSCDKCVDGFDHHCRWLNNCVGHKNYVTFISLMAISLVWLVIEAGVGIAVLVRCFVNKKGMEAEIFDTLGNGFTRPPFATVVAVCTVVSMLACIPLGELFFFHMILIRKGITTYEYVVAMRAMSEAPAGASMDEELPNIMYSPSGSATTGLSGGSSLGLQYKGAWCTPPRVFVDYQDEVVPHLEPGMVPSTVDPDAAENAERGQKVPKRPVRISAWKLARLDSNEAMRAAAKARASSSVLRPVDNRRLQDPELSSSGNMSIRSSVSTDTGANKEIKNDLRLSPLRTSFAPSQGSRDEYETGTQSVSSFSSPSHVHEAVTLSPLPQGHGLGRFSAATSVPSFVHDRPLTSKAAFPNVKTSTSHPSAFDEKIMQKGSADPLMFSAPATSLLRDVKRTSVVWDQEAGRYVSVPVSASEARNRSSMQIGLPSSAAENSSHGRRPVIPPHEPSSSAAKAPVPQAEKLLYTGDSIFFGGPLLSVPVRDSLKNDRGLGSRESQERVAFNLSRESRFKRDSTSNQLPVFVPTSFEHKTQSGPSFK, from the exons ATGGTGAGAAAACATGGATGGCAACTACCTGCTCACACCTTTCAG GTTGTTGCAATCACTGTATTCTGCTTGTTAGTGGTCGCATTTTATGCTTTCTTTGCTCCTTTCCTTGGAGGCCGTACCTGGGAGTACATTCTGGTTGGCACTTACTCCCCAGTG GCACTCCTTGTTTTCATTCTTTATGTTCGCTGTACTGCAATTAACCCAGCGGATCCTGGAATTATGTCCAAATTTTATGGTGGGACAACTAATATTCTCAATACAAATCATGGGTTATCAGCAAATGACCTGCCTAGAAAATTTGATGAAACTGCTAGCAGGGATCATTCTTCTCCGTCATCAGCTTCCAAAAGTTCTATAGCAGGGGCTAACTCTAGTAGGAAAGGCTCAGTAGGTGAAGTTGGGGGAGTAAATATTCCCTTGGAACCAACGAGCTCAAAACCCTGTTCTAACATGGGAGGAATCTTCTGTGCATTGTTTGTGCATGAAGATTGCCGCAAACAGGAAGGGGCAGCTGAGGAGCAGGGCGCTGGTGAAGAGGCTTTGTTCTGCACATTGTGTAATGCCGAG GTTCGCAAATTCAGCAAACACTGTAGAAGTTGTGATAAATGTGTTGATGGTTTTGATCACCACTGCCGG TGGCTTAACAATTGTGTAGGGCACAAAAATTATGTGACTTTTATTTCTCTCATGGCCATAAGTCTTGTTTGG CTTGTTATTGAAGCTGGAGTTGGAATTGCTGTTCTAGTGCGTTGCTTTGTTAATAAGAAAGGCATGGAAGCTGAAATTTTTGATACACTTGGAAATGGTTTCACTCGTCCCCCCTTTGCAACAGTTGTG GCTGTATGTACGGTAGTTTCCATGCTGGCATGTATACCTTTGGGTGAACTATTCTTTTTCCACATGATACTAATTAGAAAG GGTATCACAACCTATGAGTATGTTGTGGCAATGAGAGCCATGAGTGAGGCACCTGCAGGGGCATCTATGGATGAGGAACTTCCAAATATAATGTACTCCCCATCAGGGTCTGCTACAACTGGTTTGAGTGGTGGTAGTTCCCTGGGTCTACAATACAAGGGGGCATGGTGTACCCCTCCCAGGGTATTTGTGGACTATCAG GACGAAGTGGTACCTCACTTGGAACCTGGGATGGTTCCATCAACTGTCGATCCAGACGCAGCTGAAAATGCAGAAAGAGGGCAAAAGGTACCAAAAAGGCCTGTTCGTATTAGTGCTTGGAAGCTAGCAAGGTTAGATTCTAATGAAGCCATGAGAGCGGCAGCCAAGGCTAGGGCATCATCCTCTGTTCTGCGACCAGTTGATAACCGCCGTTTACAGGATCCTGAATTAAGCTCCAGTGGCAACATGAGCATCAGAAGTAGCGTGAGCACTGACACGGGGGCAAATAAAGAGATAAAGAATGATTTACGATTATCTCCCCTGAGAACCTCTTTTGCTCCAAGCCAAGGTAGCCGGGATGAGTATGAAACTGGGACTCAAAGTGTGAGCAGCTTCAGCAGTCCCAGCCATGTTCATGAAGCTGTCACACTCAGCCCTCTACCGCAAGGTCATGGTCTGGGTCGTTTTAGTGCAGCTACCTCTGTCCCTAGTTTTGTTCATGATCGTCCATTAACTTCTAAGGCGGCCTTTCCAAATGTCAAGACCTCTACATCACACCCTTCAGCATTTGATGAAAAGATCATGCAGAAGGGAAGTGCTGATCCTTTGATGTTTTCAGCTCCAGCTACTTCTCTTCTCAGAGATGTTAAAAGGACATCTGTTGTTTGGGACCAAGAAGCTGGGAGATATGTATCAGTTCCTGTATCAGCTTCAGAAGCTAGAAACCGATCATCCATGCAGATTGGATTGCCAAGTTCTGCTGCTGAAAATAGCAGTCATGGCAGAAGGCCAGTTATTCCACCACATGAGCCTTCATCTTCTGCAGCAAAGGCTCCAGTTCCACAAGCAGAGAAGCTGCTCTACACAGGAGACTCAATTTTCTTTGGTGGTCCACTCCTGAGTGTCCCGGTAAGGGATAGTTTGAAGAATGATCGAGGTTTGGGTTCTAGAGAGAGCCAAGAGAGAGTGGCCTTTAATTTGTCACGGGAGTCTAGATTCAAAAGAGACTCAACATCAAATCAGCTTCCTGTGTTTGTCCCAACAAGTTTTGAGCATAAAACCCAATCTGGCCCCAGTTTTAAGTAG
- the LOC142617188 gene encoding putative protein S-acyltransferase 19 isoform X2 — protein MLSLLLSLEAVPGSTFWLALTPQWYALLVFILYVRCTAINPADPGIMSKFYGGTTNILNTNHGLSANDLPRKFDETASRDHSSPSSASKSSIAGANSSRKGSVGEVGGVNIPLEPTSSKPCSNMGGIFCALFVHEDCRKQEGAAEEQGAGEEALFCTLCNAEVRKFSKHCRSCDKCVDGFDHHCRWLNNCVGHKNYVTFISLMAISLVWLVIEAGVGIAVLVRCFVNKKGMEAEIFDTLGNGFTRPPFATVVAVCTVVSMLACIPLGELFFFHMILIRKGITTYEYVVAMRAMSEAPAGASMDEELPNIMYSPSGSATTGLSGGSSLGLQYKGAWCTPPRVFVDYQDEVVPHLEPGMVPSTVDPDAAENAERGQKVPKRPVRISAWKLARLDSNEAMRAAAKARASSSVLRPVDNRRLQDPELSSSGNMSIRSSVSTDTGANKEIKNDLRLSPLRTSFAPSQGSRDEYETGTQSVSSFSSPSHVHEAVTLSPLPQGHGLGRFSAATSVPSFVHDRPLTSKAAFPNVKTSTSHPSAFDEKIMQKGSADPLMFSAPATSLLRDVKRTSVVWDQEAGRYVSVPVSASEARNRSSMQIGLPSSAAENSSHGRRPVIPPHEPSSSAAKAPVPQAEKLLYTGDSIFFGGPLLSVPVRDSLKNDRGLGSRESQERVAFNLSRESRFKRDSTSNQLPVFVPTSFEHKTQSGPSFK, from the exons ATGCTTTCTTTGCTCCTTTCCTTGGAGGCCGTACCTGGGAGTACATTCTGGTTGGCACTTACTCCCCAGTGGTAT GCACTCCTTGTTTTCATTCTTTATGTTCGCTGTACTGCAATTAACCCAGCGGATCCTGGAATTATGTCCAAATTTTATGGTGGGACAACTAATATTCTCAATACAAATCATGGGTTATCAGCAAATGACCTGCCTAGAAAATTTGATGAAACTGCTAGCAGGGATCATTCTTCTCCGTCATCAGCTTCCAAAAGTTCTATAGCAGGGGCTAACTCTAGTAGGAAAGGCTCAGTAGGTGAAGTTGGGGGAGTAAATATTCCCTTGGAACCAACGAGCTCAAAACCCTGTTCTAACATGGGAGGAATCTTCTGTGCATTGTTTGTGCATGAAGATTGCCGCAAACAGGAAGGGGCAGCTGAGGAGCAGGGCGCTGGTGAAGAGGCTTTGTTCTGCACATTGTGTAATGCCGAG GTTCGCAAATTCAGCAAACACTGTAGAAGTTGTGATAAATGTGTTGATGGTTTTGATCACCACTGCCGG TGGCTTAACAATTGTGTAGGGCACAAAAATTATGTGACTTTTATTTCTCTCATGGCCATAAGTCTTGTTTGG CTTGTTATTGAAGCTGGAGTTGGAATTGCTGTTCTAGTGCGTTGCTTTGTTAATAAGAAAGGCATGGAAGCTGAAATTTTTGATACACTTGGAAATGGTTTCACTCGTCCCCCCTTTGCAACAGTTGTG GCTGTATGTACGGTAGTTTCCATGCTGGCATGTATACCTTTGGGTGAACTATTCTTTTTCCACATGATACTAATTAGAAAG GGTATCACAACCTATGAGTATGTTGTGGCAATGAGAGCCATGAGTGAGGCACCTGCAGGGGCATCTATGGATGAGGAACTTCCAAATATAATGTACTCCCCATCAGGGTCTGCTACAACTGGTTTGAGTGGTGGTAGTTCCCTGGGTCTACAATACAAGGGGGCATGGTGTACCCCTCCCAGGGTATTTGTGGACTATCAG GACGAAGTGGTACCTCACTTGGAACCTGGGATGGTTCCATCAACTGTCGATCCAGACGCAGCTGAAAATGCAGAAAGAGGGCAAAAGGTACCAAAAAGGCCTGTTCGTATTAGTGCTTGGAAGCTAGCAAGGTTAGATTCTAATGAAGCCATGAGAGCGGCAGCCAAGGCTAGGGCATCATCCTCTGTTCTGCGACCAGTTGATAACCGCCGTTTACAGGATCCTGAATTAAGCTCCAGTGGCAACATGAGCATCAGAAGTAGCGTGAGCACTGACACGGGGGCAAATAAAGAGATAAAGAATGATTTACGATTATCTCCCCTGAGAACCTCTTTTGCTCCAAGCCAAGGTAGCCGGGATGAGTATGAAACTGGGACTCAAAGTGTGAGCAGCTTCAGCAGTCCCAGCCATGTTCATGAAGCTGTCACACTCAGCCCTCTACCGCAAGGTCATGGTCTGGGTCGTTTTAGTGCAGCTACCTCTGTCCCTAGTTTTGTTCATGATCGTCCATTAACTTCTAAGGCGGCCTTTCCAAATGTCAAGACCTCTACATCACACCCTTCAGCATTTGATGAAAAGATCATGCAGAAGGGAAGTGCTGATCCTTTGATGTTTTCAGCTCCAGCTACTTCTCTTCTCAGAGATGTTAAAAGGACATCTGTTGTTTGGGACCAAGAAGCTGGGAGATATGTATCAGTTCCTGTATCAGCTTCAGAAGCTAGAAACCGATCATCCATGCAGATTGGATTGCCAAGTTCTGCTGCTGAAAATAGCAGTCATGGCAGAAGGCCAGTTATTCCACCACATGAGCCTTCATCTTCTGCAGCAAAGGCTCCAGTTCCACAAGCAGAGAAGCTGCTCTACACAGGAGACTCAATTTTCTTTGGTGGTCCACTCCTGAGTGTCCCGGTAAGGGATAGTTTGAAGAATGATCGAGGTTTGGGTTCTAGAGAGAGCCAAGAGAGAGTGGCCTTTAATTTGTCACGGGAGTCTAGATTCAAAAGAGACTCAACATCAAATCAGCTTCCTGTGTTTGTCCCAACAAGTTTTGAGCATAAAACCCAATCTGGCCCCAGTTTTAAGTAG